CCTTCGCGACCAGTTCAGCGAGTTGGCGCACCTGCCCCTCCGCCGGTACGAGTCCTCGGGCACGGTCAACGCGATCTTCCGTCTCGGCGAGTCGCTGGCGGCCAAGTTCCCACTGCGCAAAGGCAAGCCCGAGGAGGTGGCAAGCGTCATCGCCAAAGAGAAGGCGGCCGCCGTGCGCATAGCCGGCTTGAGTCCTGTGCCCGTCCCTTCCTTCGTCGGAATGGGCCGCCCGGGTGCTGGCTACCCGCTTGCGTGGTCGGTGCAGACCTGGTTGCCGGGGGAGGTGGCGACCAGCACCTCGCTGGGGGACTCGGAGACCTTCGCCATGGATCTCGCAGGCCTCATCGGCGCCTTGAGGTATGGCGACACACGTGGCGAGGCCTTCGCGGGCAGCAACAGGGGCGGGTCGTTGCCGGTCCACGACGAGTGGGTCGATGAGTGCCTCCAGAGGAGCCGAGGGCTGCTGGACACCGAACTCCTCAGGGCGCTCTGGCAAGACTTCAGGCGGCTGCCCCAGCCTCCCACCGACGTGCTTAGCCACACCGACCTGATCCCGGCCAACCTCCTGACGGATGGCACGCATCTGACCGGTGTCCTCGACGTCGGTGGCTTCGGTCCGGCCGATCCTGCATTGGACCTCGTGGCCGGTTGGCACCTGCTGGACGTCGGTCCGCGTCAGATCTTCAGGGAGCTGCTCGGCAGCGACGACGTCGAGTGGCAGCGAGGCAAGGCTTGGGCCTTCGAGCAGGCGCTCGGTGCGGTGTGGTACTACCTCGGGTCCAACCACGTGATGACGGAGATGGGTTCCTGGACCCTCCATCGGATCGTCGAAGACGAGACCGGTGACGGCAACCTCTTGGCACATTCAGGGAGCACGATCTGGAAGATGTTGGCAACCTCCTGAGCCGAGGTTGCGTCGGGCCCAATCTCGTTCCCGGTCCGGTGTCCCCGGGTGATCGAAGGCCGCAACGTGCACTTCGTTGAGCTCGCTGTTGGCGAAGGGTCCCCTCCACGTGACTCGACAGATCCGTGCACCTTGAGAACTGTGCCGCCCGCGCGGCCGTAGCCGCCATTCTCGGCGACGGCGACCGACCTTGAAGAGTCTCCTAGATTCCTCCTCGCTTGAGCCCGCATCGCGTCTGGACTGTCACACCCTCCTGGTTCAATACAGCCATGTCCGCACCCGTCATCAACCCGTCGCTGGAGCAGCCGTCCGGCTGGGTTTCGCCCGTCGATGACGTGGGGGTCGATGAGGTGCCGGCCGATGACATCGTGTGTAAGGGGGCGCCGCACCCGGCCGGACCCGACTCAAGCGCCGCTCGGCCGCAGTCGGCCGCGGATCAGTTGACCGGGTTGCTCCAATCACTCGATGCCGGCATGGCTGAGGCGATCGCGCTGGTCCGGAAGGCCCGCCAAACCGGTGCGGCCGAACGCGAGTCGGGGTTGCCGTTGGAGCGACTGGTCTCACTGGCGACGGGCCGGACTGGCGGAGAGGTCAGGTTCCTGTGCCGTGCCGAGAAGGCGCTGTGCCACCTGCCGGCTGTTGATGCCGCCTTTGCGCAGGGCCGCCTGTCCTGGTCGCAGGTCCGCGGGATCGTGAGCGCGGTCAAGGGGTTGCGGGTGGCGCAGATGGCCGAACTCGACGGCGAGCTGGGACCTGAGATCGGCCAGGGGGAGCCGGACCGCATCGTCCAACGGGCCTTTGGCTGGGCCGATGTCATCACCGCCGAAGACACCACAGTGGAGGAGCAGGACCCGGGCGACCGACGCACCTTCCGGGTGCAGCCCGATCTGTTCGGAGGCGCGGCCTATCACGGCTATGACCGCCTCGATGCGGTGACGGCGATCGCCGAAGCTGCTGAGGCGGCCGCCGACCCACCAGCCAAGCCCGTCGCGGTTCGGGTTGACGCTGACGGCAGTCCGGTGCCGGCCGAGCTGCTCCCATCGACCGCCCGGTCGGCCCAACTGGCCGAGGGGCTGCGTCGGGTCGCTGCCGCCTACCTGGCTGGTGCACTCCCGACATCGGACAGACACGAACCCCCGGACCCGCCCGAGGGCATGCCCAGTCGTCCGGCACTCGACCACGCCCAGACCGACGTGCCCCAGACCATCGCCGACCAGGCCCGGGCCCGAACCGACAGTGCAGCCGCCACACCCAACGAGCCCCACACCCACGGCACTACAAAGCACACCAACCCGCCAGGCGGGTCTCGGCGCACCCTAGGCCAGGCCGATCACGTCGCTCATCCGACTCCCAGACCCATCACGCCCTCGCGGGCATCACGGCCGCCACGACCCACGATCTCCATCGTCATCGACCACCGCGACCTACCGTCGGCGACCGGCCGGGCACTGACCCGCTGGCATGGCGGCCCGATCCCGCTGACCCGCCTCACGGTCGATCGGCTCCTGTGTGACCCGCACCTGACCACCGTGGTGACCGATGCCGGCCGGCCCATCGCCGTCGGCGATGCCACCTCGCCGATCACCAGGGCGCATTACCGCACCCTCTACGCCGTGGATCATGGCTGCCGCCTGCCTGGCTGTACCGCCCCGCCGCAGCACTGCGACGCCCACCACA
The sequence above is a segment of the Euzebya tangerina genome. Coding sequences within it:
- a CDS encoding aminoglycoside phosphotransferase family protein, with the protein product MMHTDELNVSAATVRALLRDQFSELAHLPLRRYESSGTVNAIFRLGESLAAKFPLRKGKPEEVASVIAKEKAAAVRIAGLSPVPVPSFVGMGRPGAGYPLAWSVQTWLPGEVATSTSLGDSETFAMDLAGLIGALRYGDTRGEAFAGSNRGGSLPVHDEWVDECLQRSRGLLDTELLRALWQDFRRLPQPPTDVLSHTDLIPANLLTDGTHLTGVLDVGGFGPADPALDLVAGWHLLDVGPRQIFRELLGSDDVEWQRGKAWAFEQALGAVWYYLGSNHVMTEMGSWTLHRIVEDETGDGNLLAHSGSTIWKMLATS
- a CDS encoding HNH endonuclease signature motif containing protein — its product is MSAPVINPSLEQPSGWVSPVDDVGVDEVPADDIVCKGAPHPAGPDSSAARPQSAADQLTGLLQSLDAGMAEAIALVRKARQTGAAERESGLPLERLVSLATGRTGGEVRFLCRAEKALCHLPAVDAAFAQGRLSWSQVRGIVSAVKGLRVAQMAELDGELGPEIGQGEPDRIVQRAFGWADVITAEDTTVEEQDPGDRRTFRVQPDLFGGAAYHGYDRLDAVTAIAEAAEAAADPPAKPVAVRVDADGSPVPAELLPSTARSAQLAEGLRRVAAAYLAGALPTSDRHEPPDPPEGMPSRPALDHAQTDVPQTIADQARARTDSAAATPNEPHTHGTTKHTNPPGGSRRTLGQADHVAHPTPRPITPSRASRPPRPTISIVIDHRDLPSATGRALTRWHGGPIPLTRLTVDRLLCDPHLTTVVTDAGRPIAVGDATSPITRAHYRTLYAVDHGCRLPGCTAPPQHCDAHHIIPRSRGGPTSTDNLMLLCRDCHSRVHTRGLRLELDRHTRAVTLTTPDGRTYTSLPA